A part of Oryctolagus cuniculus chromosome 4, mOryCun1.1, whole genome shotgun sequence genomic DNA contains:
- the LOC100339788 gene encoding developmental pluripotency-associated protein 4, which yields MENSRGKERTATGWSREEQWALTQPSTSLPRTSEKEGSKRKRSMKDDKVACPKERGQCDGNPKPQKKVPIPPLPVDLPPIDLVHRDILRAWGQKLRLSTKGPKIDLYKRLCEYAYPHQKPCLRTIPNTAKEVKIKTSLQIKSKVGKEETSQESAKKTVCSAGTDPPEVAPPLQEGGPVLLEDVNTVEVTTSAPEAVLASWARIVAGAGKRKAVETRPEASGDRWCVVHGKSLPANTRGWVQLQLHAGQAWVPEKKKGRVSALFLLPASNSPPPYLEDNMLCPECVHRNKILSKSLQ from the coding sequence ATGGAGAATTCTAGAGGCAAGGAGAGAACCGCCACGGGATGGTCGAGGGAAGAACAGTGGGCATTAACTCAACCAAGCACATCTTTACCAAGAACATCAGAAAAGGAGGGGAGCAAACGAAAAAGATCTATGAAAGATGATAAAGTTGCTTGTCCTAAGGAAAGGGGACAGTGTGATGGCAACCCAAAACCTCAGAAGAAGGTACCAATTCCTCCATTACCTGTAGATCTGCCACCCATCGACCTGGTTCACAGAGACATTTTGCGGGCCTGGGGTCAAAAGCTGAGGTTAAGCACGAAAGGCCCGAAAATAGATCTGTATAAGCGACTATGTGAATATGCTTACCCACACCAGAAGCCTTGTTTACGGACTATTCCTAACACAGCAAAGGAGGTCAAGATCAAAACAtccttacaaataaaatcaaaggtGGGCAAAGAGGAAACATCCCAGGAAAGTGCTAAGAAAACAGTGTGTTCCGCGGGGACCGACCCCCCTGAAGTGGCTCCTCCACTCCAGGAGGGCGGACCTGTGCTCCTGGAGGACGTGAATACAGTTGAGGTGACAACTTCTGCCCCAGAGGCTGTACTGGCCTCTTGGGCCAGAATTGTCGCTGGTGCTGGGaagaggaaggcagtggaaacacGCCCAGAGGCCTCCGGTGACAGATGGTGTGTGGTTCATGGGAAAAGTCTCCCTGCAAACACACGTGGTTGGGTTCAGCTGCAGCTTCATGCAGGACAAGCCTGGGTTCctgagaagaaaaaaggaagagtgaGTGCACTCTTCTTGCTTCCTGCAAGTAATTCCCCACCCCCATACCTGGAGGACAATATGCTGTGCCCCGAGTGTGTCCACAGGAATAAAATCTTATCAAAAAGCCTTCAATGA